The following coding sequences lie in one Candidatus Methanomethylophilaceae archaeon genomic window:
- the ahaC gene encoding ATP synthase A1 subunit C, which produces MFKRSVRKGNYEYTVTRVKAKKSKLLREEDYDKMIQMSLPEISRYISEAGYQKEIADLAGKYSDIALVEHATYQNMANVFKSILGASQGELATMVGSYLEKWDIWNLKVILRGKSYGLDAEGMREDFVPAGKVDAADLEKLLSLDSIDDVLNEYSKVGKVKFPPEVISEYKETQNLGVIEDFLDKYHYQRLLDSINPYTRPTKIFLDYIRKDIDVVNLRTIMKLKSEGITGDQAMKYFIPGGMQIDSKFAQVLANAETVSAAAGDMSRLEVFEDYIKPVLDTDSTTNKAVVSAIKKYQGDQANKMAHMYPLSVLPVIDFMVHKETEVRNIRIVARGVDGGLSRETIKGLLVI; this is translated from the coding sequence ATGTTCAAGCGCAGTGTAAGGAAAGGAAACTACGAGTACACCGTAACCAGGGTCAAAGCGAAGAAGTCGAAGCTTCTCCGCGAGGAAGATTACGACAAGATGATCCAGATGAGCCTGCCCGAGATCTCCCGTTACATAAGCGAAGCCGGCTACCAGAAAGAGATAGCCGATCTCGCCGGGAAATACTCCGACATAGCCTTGGTAGAGCATGCTACCTATCAGAACATGGCCAACGTGTTCAAGAGCATCCTCGGAGCCTCCCAGGGAGAGCTGGCCACCATGGTCGGTTCCTATCTCGAGAAATGGGACATCTGGAACCTGAAGGTCATTCTCCGCGGGAAATCGTACGGACTCGACGCCGAAGGGATGAGAGAGGATTTCGTCCCCGCAGGGAAAGTCGACGCCGCCGATCTGGAAAAGCTCCTTTCGCTCGATTCCATCGACGATGTGCTCAACGAGTACAGCAAAGTGGGAAAGGTGAAATTCCCTCCTGAGGTCATTTCCGAGTACAAAGAGACTCAGAACCTTGGCGTCATCGAGGATTTCCTCGACAAATACCACTATCAGAGACTGCTCGACAGCATCAATCCCTACACGCGGCCTACCAAGATCTTCCTTGACTACATCAGGAAGGATATCGACGTGGTGAACCTCAGGACGATCATGAAGCTCAAGTCGGAAGGCATAACCGGCGATCAGGCGATGAAATACTTCATCCCCGGTGGGATGCAGATCGATTCGAAGTTCGCGCAGGTGCTTGCCAACGCTGAGACAGTCAGCGCGGCCGCCGGCGACATGTCCCGTCTGGAGGTTTTCGAGGACTACATCAAACCGGTCCTCGATACCGACAGCACCACCAACAAAGCCGTCGTCTCCGCCATCAAGAAGTATCAGGGGGATCAGGCCAACAAGATGGCCCATATGTATCCTCTTTCGGTCCTTCCCGTCATCGACTTCATGGTCCACAAAGAGACCGAAGTCAGGAACATCAGGATCGTTGCGAGAGGCGTCGACGGAGGCCTCAGCAGAGAGACCATAAAAGGATTGCTGGTGATCTGA
- a CDS encoding DUF169 domain-containing protein: MGKLSAYLRNETPFVAIYHVPEAPEGSESPDESIHCVFKSMFIPALKGHTIAARKDQMGCGGSHNGLGMGGESDRKDLSFIYSTGLNDRPGAGFYRDPEIASASLGFMKAYGTGNDYCVMEPLDKAESRGAPIEVVAILTDNVRISALSTLIGYDRAPGPHVHMVHAFACEELYALPKAESEKGTQDAFLGATELYVRKFVRPEEMTFAVPYEAYKRMESNADKTFLANGRWEKALGDLQENHSCCM, encoded by the coding sequence ATGGGAAAATTATCCGCTTATCTCCGTAATGAAACTCCATTTGTAGCAATATACCACGTTCCAGAAGCTCCAGAAGGATCTGAATCTCCTGATGAGAGCATCCATTGCGTTTTCAAGTCCATGTTCATTCCTGCTTTAAAAGGACATACCATCGCGGCCCGCAAGGATCAGATGGGTTGCGGCGGTTCGCACAACGGTCTGGGAATGGGCGGCGAATCCGATCGCAAAGACCTTTCATTCATCTATTCCACCGGTCTGAATGACAGGCCCGGTGCTGGTTTTTATCGTGATCCTGAGATCGCATCCGCTTCTCTTGGTTTCATGAAGGCTTATGGCACCGGGAATGACTATTGCGTCATGGAACCTCTGGATAAGGCGGAATCCAGGGGAGCTCCCATAGAAGTTGTGGCGATCCTCACCGACAACGTTCGCATTTCCGCGCTTTCCACTCTCATCGGTTACGATCGCGCTCCCGGCCCTCATGTGCACATGGTCCATGCTTTCGCTTGCGAGGAATTGTACGCGCTTCCCAAAGCCGAAAGCGAGAAAGGGACTCAGGATGCGTTCTTGGGGGCAACCGAACTGTATGTCAGGAAGTTTGTGCGTCCGGAGGAGATGACCTTCGCAGTTCCGTATGAAGCGTACAAAAGAATGGAATCGAACGCTGACAAGACATTCCTGGCGAATGGCAGGTGGGAGAAGGCATTGGGAGACCTCCAGGAAAACCATTCCTGCTGCATGTAA
- a CDS encoding S26 family signal peptidase, whose amino-acid sequence MKSENKKTIMAIGIALLIIVVGYAALIAYTGMNTPFSVVMSQSMQHDNERSQIGCIDTGDIVVVKNKSNSDIQSYVEGTQIGYSSFGDYGSVIIYERNVNYNPVIHRAIVWLEWDSNTKKWSSPELENYKGTWYSSNGSDYTDLTGTLTFVDITQSKKTVSINLSNLGKNSGYLTLGDNPKTNLSFDQASGIIGHPISYSEIKSVPILELPWLGTIKLLIKGNSNLTYVPNSVPSLAMLLTLVIASMVIIDIIWQARRWKNE is encoded by the coding sequence GTGAAGAGCGAGAACAAGAAGACGATAATGGCCATCGGAATAGCGTTGCTGATAATAGTCGTCGGATACGCCGCGCTCATAGCATACACGGGAATGAACACCCCGTTCAGCGTGGTGATGTCCCAAAGCATGCAGCACGACAATGAAAGATCCCAGATCGGATGCATAGACACCGGGGACATCGTCGTCGTGAAAAACAAGTCAAATTCAGACATCCAAAGCTATGTAGAAGGCACCCAGATCGGATATTCCTCGTTCGGAGATTACGGATCGGTCATCATTTACGAAAGGAATGTGAATTATAATCCGGTGATCCACAGAGCGATAGTCTGGTTGGAATGGGATTCCAACACGAAAAAATGGAGCTCCCCGGAACTCGAGAATTATAAGGGCACCTGGTACAGCAGCAATGGGTCAGACTATACCGATCTGACCGGAACCCTCACTTTCGTGGATATAACCCAATCCAAAAAAACTGTATCAATCAATCTCTCCAACTTGGGGAAGAACAGCGGATACCTTACATTGGGCGACAACCCGAAGACCAACCTCAGTTTCGATCAGGCATCCGGGATAATAGGGCATCCGATATCTTACAGCGAAATAAAATCCGTCCCGATATTGGAGCTTCCGTGGCTCGGAACCATAAAACTCCTCATCAAAGGGAACAGCAACCTCACCTACGTTCCGAACAGCGTGCCATCTCTCGCGATGCTTCTGACGCTCGTGATAGCATCCATGGTCATAATAGACATAATTTGGCAGGCGAGAAGATGGAAAAACGAATAA
- a CDS encoding DUF1743 domain-containing protein, with protein sequence MFVAVDDTDSMKGNCTTFLATEIIREFPELDLIGNPRLVRLNPSVPWKTRGNGSLTMRFGKGAGKKRLIGRIGDRDIFCYDRHTSYEPDPEEMKRRIIPHIQEHHEDDSDPGLLISVRKPSQEFYWRGVRTILTRDDVDPGIKAVGGTTFEIGCGRGLIGCVCGMAWRPRDSTYELLTYRPPERWGTERIFDPLTIRDVEHGYPTTFNSWEDRMQKVAMVPATPCPVMYGLRGDVEEDLIEASGKISTEPIERWMIFLTNQGTDDHIITHAKSLVPNQSYFIRGTVSSRSRHIPGGHVFFDVSTEYGKVECGTYEPSKEFRFVPDWLDVGDEIEVVGELRDNPRTLNIEKIHVISTVEERRKISNPICPVCGKTMGSAGSCAGFRCKKCHTKASEPVTEAVVRQIVPGWYEPPTAARRHLSKPLKRMGECQPVEFVNGRNR encoded by the coding sequence ATGTTCGTTGCGGTTGACGATACGGATTCGATGAAAGGGAATTGCACGACGTTCCTTGCGACGGAGATCATACGCGAGTTCCCCGAGCTGGATCTCATAGGGAATCCCCGTTTGGTTCGTCTCAACCCTTCTGTCCCATGGAAGACTCGCGGAAACGGCTCTCTTACTATGAGATTCGGAAAAGGTGCTGGGAAAAAGAGGCTCATCGGACGCATAGGAGATCGCGACATATTCTGCTATGACCGCCATACTTCATACGAGCCCGATCCGGAGGAGATGAAGCGCAGGATCATACCGCATATCCAAGAGCATCACGAGGATGATTCCGATCCTGGCCTGCTGATATCCGTCCGGAAACCTTCCCAAGAATTTTACTGGAGAGGGGTCAGGACCATACTAACCCGCGATGACGTGGATCCTGGGATAAAGGCTGTCGGAGGCACCACATTCGAAATTGGATGCGGAAGAGGTCTCATAGGTTGCGTTTGCGGCATGGCTTGGAGGCCCAGGGACAGCACATATGAGCTTCTGACTTATCGCCCACCCGAGAGGTGGGGCACAGAGCGTATTTTCGATCCTCTCACCATACGCGATGTTGAGCACGGTTATCCTACGACATTCAACAGCTGGGAAGACCGCATGCAGAAGGTTGCGATGGTTCCTGCGACTCCCTGTCCTGTGATGTACGGACTTCGCGGCGACGTCGAAGAAGATCTCATCGAAGCTTCCGGGAAAATATCGACCGAGCCGATAGAGAGATGGATGATATTCCTGACAAACCAGGGGACGGACGATCACATCATCACCCACGCGAAGAGCTTGGTTCCCAACCAATCTTATTTCATCCGCGGAACCGTATCTTCGAGATCCCGCCATATTCCCGGCGGCCATGTGTTTTTCGATGTGTCCACCGAATATGGGAAGGTGGAATGCGGCACATACGAACCATCGAAAGAATTCAGATTCGTTCCTGATTGGCTGGATGTCGGGGACGAAATCGAAGTGGTCGGGGAATTGAGGGATAATCCCCGCACTTTGAACATCGAGAAGATACACGTCATTTCCACTGTGGAAGAGCGCAGAAAGATTTCGAATCCGATCTGTCCGGTATGCGGGAAGACGATGGGTTCTGCAGGTTCCTGTGCCGGTTTCAGATGCAAAAAATGCCATACGAAAGCTTCCGAACCTGTGACCGAGGCCGTAGTCCGCCAGATCGTTCCAGGTTGGTATGAGCCTCCCACCGCCGCAAGAAGGCATCTTTCCAAGCCTCTCAAAAGGATGGGCGAATGCCAGCCTGTGGAATTCGTCAATGGACGTAATCGATAA
- a CDS encoding V-type ATP synthase subunit I, which yields MDEAIDALYDAGAIHLIDHTVDADEGFTLGVPRPYASKASERLLKVRAMEKDLGITKKTRTNPIPESEIKSRISSDSVELAEDEIFSVTSKKNDLNQRITELNATKKNLELLSKLDIDLDMYSGYLSIFSMVGTVAADPTPLLADIPCEVYVNGISKKEDGVAAVFAKNEDRDKVLSALANCDFSEITVPEGKTGSASAALANVDSELANVQAELEKVEGELNALLEKHKDFLKASEEELSIEVEKGEIPVRLAASDYSFVADAWVPTKKAESIKIALESKVEGTYVEILENRGRSMKEVEDAEDRFKEVPTKFNNGRIVKEFQYPTKLMSVPKYQEIDPSVLIAIFLPLFFGMMIGDVGYSIPFIILGAYGLKVTHHKDWRAIATVLFFGGIWAFIFGFFFYGECLGMHFIGEQEGVEYTWEYLLGLDHLPNFFHGILPGGEGVHKLGSDWIGFQLKLSVYIGICHLLLAYCCAVYNKTLQHGFKAAFKEKGGWVLSFLGMVFICYALAMLLIYKLPLDGLLVYLAIGAVLLIIGIVLNLPHEGMQAVMELPGIVGGILSYTRIAAIGMSKAGMALAFNYICIGMIYPGLGGGILALVVTFALFAFLHLMIWTLGILSAGLHSLRLQFVELMVKFFDGGGVEYNPLKIKRVKTTSEPSKNKA from the coding sequence ATGGACGAGGCTATCGACGCCTTGTACGATGCGGGGGCTATCCACCTGATCGATCATACTGTCGACGCGGATGAAGGTTTCACCCTCGGGGTTCCCCGTCCATACGCATCTAAAGCATCCGAAAGGCTGCTGAAAGTGCGCGCGATGGAGAAGGATCTTGGTATCACGAAAAAAACGCGCACCAATCCTATCCCCGAGTCTGAAATAAAGAGCCGGATATCATCGGACAGCGTCGAGCTTGCTGAGGATGAGATTTTCTCTGTCACCAGCAAGAAGAATGATCTCAATCAGAGAATCACTGAGCTGAACGCTACCAAGAAGAATCTTGAGCTTCTATCCAAACTCGATATCGACCTCGATATGTACTCAGGCTACCTGAGCATATTCTCGATGGTCGGAACCGTCGCCGCCGATCCCACCCCTCTTCTCGCCGATATACCCTGCGAAGTCTATGTCAACGGGATTTCCAAGAAGGAGGATGGCGTCGCCGCAGTTTTCGCCAAGAACGAGGACAGGGACAAAGTCTTGTCTGCGCTCGCGAACTGCGATTTCTCCGAGATCACGGTCCCCGAAGGGAAGACCGGCTCCGCTTCTGCGGCGCTCGCGAACGTAGATTCCGAGCTTGCCAACGTCCAGGCGGAACTCGAGAAAGTCGAGGGAGAGCTCAACGCGCTTCTTGAGAAACACAAAGATTTCCTCAAAGCTTCTGAGGAAGAACTATCCATTGAAGTTGAGAAAGGCGAGATCCCCGTGAGGCTCGCCGCCAGCGATTACTCCTTCGTCGCAGACGCTTGGGTGCCCACCAAAAAGGCCGAATCCATCAAGATCGCGCTTGAATCCAAGGTGGAAGGCACTTACGTCGAGATCCTGGAGAACCGCGGCAGATCGATGAAAGAGGTTGAAGATGCAGAGGACAGATTCAAAGAGGTCCCCACCAAATTCAACAACGGAAGAATAGTGAAGGAATTCCAGTATCCGACGAAGCTCATGTCGGTTCCGAAGTATCAGGAGATTGATCCTTCTGTGCTCATAGCGATTTTCCTTCCGTTGTTCTTCGGAATGATGATCGGTGATGTCGGCTATTCCATCCCGTTCATAATACTTGGTGCTTACGGACTCAAAGTCACGCACCACAAAGATTGGCGCGCCATCGCCACCGTCCTGTTCTTCGGAGGAATCTGGGCATTCATCTTCGGATTCTTCTTCTATGGCGAATGCTTAGGAATGCACTTCATAGGCGAACAGGAAGGCGTGGAATACACATGGGAATATCTGTTAGGTCTTGACCACCTTCCGAACTTCTTCCACGGAATTCTCCCTGGAGGCGAAGGTGTCCATAAATTGGGTTCTGATTGGATCGGATTCCAGCTCAAACTCTCTGTCTACATCGGTATCTGCCACCTTCTGTTGGCGTACTGCTGCGCAGTCTACAACAAGACCCTCCAGCATGGATTCAAAGCCGCATTCAAAGAGAAGGGCGGATGGGTCCTCAGCTTCCTCGGCATGGTCTTCATATGCTATGCGCTTGCGATGCTGCTCATCTACAAGCTTCCGTTGGACGGCCTCCTTGTCTATCTGGCAATCGGCGCCGTGCTCCTCATAATAGGCATCGTCCTCAACCTTCCCCACGAAGGGATGCAGGCGGTCATGGAGCTTCCCGGAATCGTAGGTGGTATCCTTTCCTACACTCGTATAGCCGCAATAGGAATGTCAAAAGCAGGAATGGCTCTTGCTTTCAACTATATCTGCATCGGAATGATCTATCCAGGTCTCGGCGGGGGAATCTTGGCGCTCGTAGTGACGTTCGCCCTGTTCGCGTTCCTCCATCTGATGATTTGGACCCTCGGAATCCTTTCCGCAGGACTTCACTCTCTCAGGTTGCAGTTCGTCGAGCTTATGGTTAAGTTCTTCGACGGCGGCGGAGTCGAGTACAATCCCCTTAAAATCAAACGCGTGAAAACCACTTCCGAACCCAGCAAAAACAAAGCATAA
- a CDS encoding dCMP deaminase family protein: MARPTNDEYFMSMAKLVASRSTCIRRQVGAVIVKDKRVLSTGYNGSPKGTRHCEELGCIREQLHVPSGTRHELCRGVHAEQNAVIQAAYFGTSVNGGTLYTTTYPCSMCAKIIINAGIREIVYDEGYVDDLSNQILSETNIIVRRYEVR; the protein is encoded by the coding sequence ATGGCAAGGCCCACCAACGACGAGTATTTCATGAGCATGGCAAAGTTGGTAGCCAGCAGATCCACATGCATCAGGAGGCAGGTAGGCGCCGTCATCGTCAAGGATAAGAGGGTGCTTTCCACAGGCTATAACGGATCCCCCAAAGGGACGCGCCATTGCGAAGAGCTTGGATGCATAAGGGAGCAGCTTCATGTCCCTTCCGGAACTAGGCATGAGCTCTGCAGAGGCGTCCACGCAGAACAGAACGCAGTCATCCAGGCGGCATATTTCGGCACCAGCGTGAACGGCGGCACACTTTACACGACGACTTATCCCTGCTCCATGTGCGCCAAGATAATAATCAACGCTGGGATCAGAGAGATAGTGTACGACGAGGGCTATGTCGACGATCTTTCCAACCAGATACTGTCCGAAACAAACATCATCGTCCGCAGATACGAAGTCCGATGA
- a CDS encoding ORC1-type DNA replication protein, which produces MTEPNIFTQYMQKRNTVVKNKKILQSSYIPEKLPHRMDKINEVVEIIAPALNKDKPSNILIIGKTGTGKTAVMNFVGKELKKADPNQTNCAYIYVNCEVVDTSYGILYNISNQIITDPSKKIPFTGWSIDKVFAELAEYIDKEEKVFIIVLDEIDRSFQKNGADIFYYLTSINEILQISKVSVIGITNNAKFTEFLSPRIRSRLGEEKIIFPPYNVEQLQDILYERAKFAFDDGILDDDVIPYCAALSAQEMGDARRALDLLRMSADIAERNGDSKITSAHVRSAKNKIELDAVSEVVKTLTIQSKTVLLSVILNKDEGLNPMTTGDVFTKYKFICEVIGQSALSQRRVAGLISELDMLGIVHARVKSFGRAGRTREIELSTPKEIVNMIKSDDAFKDYWMYKPPKQKTFF; this is translated from the coding sequence ATGACTGAGCCGAACATTTTTACGCAATATATGCAAAAAAGGAATACGGTGGTGAAGAATAAGAAAATTCTTCAGTCATCCTACATACCTGAGAAGCTGCCACATAGAATGGATAAGATCAACGAAGTCGTCGAGATAATAGCCCCTGCCCTCAACAAAGACAAACCATCCAACATTCTTATAATCGGAAAGACCGGAACAGGAAAGACCGCGGTCATGAATTTTGTCGGCAAAGAATTGAAAAAAGCCGATCCGAATCAGACCAATTGCGCATATATCTATGTGAACTGCGAAGTCGTCGACACTTCCTACGGAATCTTATACAACATTTCCAACCAGATAATCACGGATCCCAGCAAGAAGATTCCGTTCACAGGATGGAGTATTGATAAAGTCTTCGCGGAATTGGCTGAATATATAGACAAAGAAGAGAAAGTCTTCATAATCGTTCTCGACGAGATAGACAGATCATTCCAAAAGAATGGGGCAGACATCTTCTATTATCTCACATCGATAAACGAGATCCTTCAGATTTCCAAAGTTTCCGTGATCGGAATAACCAACAATGCGAAATTCACTGAATTCCTCAGTCCTAGGATCAGAAGCAGACTGGGAGAGGAAAAAATCATATTCCCTCCATATAACGTCGAGCAGCTCCAGGATATCCTTTATGAAAGAGCGAAATTCGCTTTCGATGACGGAATTCTTGACGATGATGTCATACCATATTGTGCTGCGCTTTCTGCGCAGGAAATGGGGGATGCGAGACGCGCCTTGGATCTTCTCAGAATGTCTGCGGATATAGCTGAAAGAAACGGAGATTCCAAGATAACATCGGCTCATGTTCGTTCTGCGAAGAATAAGATCGAACTCGATGCTGTTTCCGAAGTTGTAAAAACCTTGACTATACAATCCAAGACAGTTCTTCTGAGCGTCATATTAAATAAAGATGAAGGGCTGAATCCGATGACAACCGGGGATGTCTTCACGAAATACAAATTCATATGCGAAGTCATCGGACAATCTGCGCTTTCCCAAAGAAGGGTTGCAGGTCTGATTTCTGAACTGGATATGCTTGGAATCGTCCATGCAAGGGTCAAATCCTTCGGAAGAGCCGGTCGTACGAGGGAAATTGAACTCAGCACCCCAAAAGAAATTGTCAACATGATAAAATCCGATGATGCTTTCAAAGATTATTGGATGTACAAGCCTCCGAAACAGAAGACTTTCTTCTGA
- a CDS encoding V-type ATP synthase subunit F — protein sequence MEIAVIGSEDFVLGFRLAGIRRVFVANSDNYQDIMLEAMAQPTIGILAVDAKDLDNLSYTVRQKVSDSIQPVVVPVGGDESDLREKVKRAIGVDLYKNEDE from the coding sequence ATGGAGATAGCAGTCATCGGAAGCGAAGATTTCGTACTTGGATTCAGGCTAGCAGGAATCAGGCGCGTATTTGTCGCGAATTCAGACAATTACCAAGACATAATGCTGGAGGCAATGGCCCAGCCAACAATAGGTATCCTTGCAGTGGATGCAAAGGACCTCGACAATCTCTCCTACACCGTCAGGCAGAAGGTATCGGATTCGATCCAGCCTGTCGTGGTGCCTGTCGGAGGCGACGAGAGCGATCTCCGCGAGAAGGTCAAGAGAGCGATTGGCGTTGATTTATACAAAAACGAGGATGAATAA
- a CDS encoding ATPase, which produces MAAAEAAGLIAVGAGLAVGLTGLGAGIAEGNVGAAAVGAITEDASLFGKSMIFMVLPETIVIFGLVISILAIFVM; this is translated from the coding sequence ATGGCAGCAGCAGAAGCAGCAGGACTCATCGCAGTTGGAGCAGGACTTGCAGTCGGACTTACCGGTCTCGGAGCAGGTATCGCGGAAGGAAACGTCGGAGCCGCCGCAGTCGGAGCCATCACCGAGGACGCAAGCCTTTTCGGTAAATCCATGATCTTCATGGTTCTTCCTGAGACCATCGTCATCTTCGGACTGGTTATTTCCATCCTTGCTATCTTCGTGATGTGA